In Candidatus Methylomirabilota bacterium, the sequence GAGGGCACCGAGCAGGGCCGAGACCTGCACGACGATGTAGAGGCCGATCAGCCGCTCCATCGAGAAGCCCAGGGTCTGCGCCGCGAAGATGCCGGCGAACGCGATCACCGTGTTGACCCCGTCCTCGTAGACGAAGTACGCGCCGAGGAAGCGGCGAAGATCCGGCCGCGCGAGGATGCGGCGCGCGGTGGCCACCACCTCCGCCCCGCCCTCGCGCGCGGCCTGCCGCACCGGGACCCGGCCGCGCGCGGGCTGGGGCAGCATGGTGAACGCGGGCAGCGAGAAGACCGCGAAGAGCGCCGCCGTGGCGATGAACGCGCCCGCATAGGCCTCCTTCTGCACGAAGGGCAGCGCGGCGAGCAGGGCCACGATCGAGCCCGCATAGCCCACCGCGAATCCCCACCCCGAGACGCGCCCCTGATGACTCGGCGGCGCCAGATCGGGCAGGTAGGCGTTGTAGTAGACGAGCGCGCTCTCGTAGGCGAAGTTGCCGATCACGCCCAGGACGAAGCCCCACCCCACCATGCCCGGCTCGACGGTGGCCATCGAGGCGGTGGCCACGATCGCCAGCGCGGTGAAGCCGATGAACAACGGCCGGCGCACGCCGGCCCGGTCGGCGATGCCGCCCAGGAACGGCGAGGTCACCGCCACCATGCCCATCGAGAGCGAGACCACGCGGCCCCACCAGAGGTCGCCCGCCCCGTCGTGGTTGCCGACCACCGCGAGGGCGTAATAGGCGGCGTAAATCGTCGCAAAGATCACCGCGGCGAAGGCGGAGTTGGCGAAGTCGTAGAGCGTCCACGCCACGATCGCGCGCACGTCGAGCTTCATGGATCCGCGCGCCTCGCCTCCGGCCGCGCCTCGCCCAGCCGGCCGGGCTCCCCCGCACCGGCGAGCGCGGACTCCGGCACCAGGGCCACCGCCGCGTCCATCTCGGCGAGGATGCCGCGCCGCCGCTCGGCGAGGTGACCGGCGAGATCGCGGTCGACCAGCAGCCGCAGCAGCGCCCGGCCCTCGCGATAGAGCCGCCGCAGGCGCTCCGACCAGGCGAGCGCGAAGAAGCCGCCGGGGGCGAGCAGCCCGACGAACAGGGCGAGCACCCAGCCGCCTCCGAGCCGCCAGGCCACCCAGCCCTCGACGATCCAGGCGATCGGGTAGAGCACGACGCCGGCCACCAGCTTGTAGGTCGCTTCCACGTCCGCCTCCGGCCGCAGCCGGCGCATCGCGGCCGAGGTGAGCGAGTACGGCGGCAGGTGCGTGGCCAGGCCCCACAACGCCAGCGGCAGCCCCGCGATCAGCACCGCGAGCTGGCGCGCCGCGTAGCCGAGCGTGACGCGCGCGGGCGGCGGCTTCAACCCCATCGCGGTGCCGAGCCCCGCGGCGTCCACGTCCTTCACGTAGCGCTCCATCAGGCCGCGCAGCGCCTCGATGCGGGCGGGCTCGCGGTGAAGCAGGTAGCGGTACGCGCGCGTCGCGCGGCGACGCCAGTCCGCGCGCGTGCCCGCGTCCCAGCCCGCGCCCGCGCGCTCCTGGCGCCACAGCCGCTCGGCGTGCTCCACCAGCCGCAGCGTCTGGCGGTCGTCCGCGTCGGCGATGAGGCCGCGCAGGGCCTCGCCGAGCCGCGCGGTGAGACGGCGCGCGGCCTCCTCCGGCTCCGCGGGCGCGAGCGCCACCGCGTCGCCCGTGGCCACCGGGT encodes:
- a CDS encoding 1-acyl-sn-glycerol-3-phosphate acyltransferase; its protein translation is MDVVGAERIPRHGPLIVAANHHNALVDAVLLLSTIPRRLVPVAKAPLFGNPLIGPFLRVIGALPVHRRQEGGTDPARNAALFSASTEILRSGHVVLIFPEGVSQPEPTLMPLRTGAARMLLAAEAAGVSPVTLLPVGLMFHEPGTFRTGWAVVSVGDPVATGDAVALAPAEPEEAARRLTARLGEALRGLIADADDRQTLRLVEHAERLWRQERAGAGWDAGTRADWRRRATRAYRYLLHREPARIEALRGLMERYVKDVDAAGLGTAMGLKPPPARVTLGYAARQLAVLIAGLPLALWGLATHLPPYSLTSAAMRRLRPEADVEATYKLVAGVVLYPIAWIVEGWVAWRLGGGWVLALFVGLLAPGGFFALAWSERLRRLYREGRALLRLLVDRDLAGHLAERRRGILAEMDAAVALVPESALAGAGEPGRLGEARPEARRADP
- a CDS encoding MFS transporter — its product is MKLDVRAIVAWTLYDFANSAFAAVIFATIYAAYYALAVVGNHDGAGDLWWGRVVSLSMGMVAVTSPFLGGIADRAGVRRPLFIGFTALAIVATASMATVEPGMVGWGFVLGVIGNFAYESALVYYNAYLPDLAPPSHQGRVSGWGFAVGYAGSIVALLAALPFVQKEAYAGAFIATAALFAVFSLPAFTMLPQPARGRVPVRQAAREGGAEVVATARRILARPDLRRFLGAYFVYEDGVNTVIAFAGIFAAQTLGFSMERLIGLYIVVQVSALLGAL